The genome window TTAAGAAccggttttgattttgttttcctCGGACATTTTCAGGCGTTCTTTGGTGTTTTTGACGGCCACGGTGGATCACAAGCTGCGGATTTCGCATCAGAAAATCTCCAAAAGaacattcaaaatgaagtagaaaAGAGGGGTGATACCGAAATAGTTGAAGCAGTCAAACAAGGTTACTTAACCACGGATTCAGAGTTTTTAAAACAAGAACAACGAGGTGGAGCGTGTTGTGTAACCGCTATCATCACGTCCGGTAATCTAGTCGTATCAAACGCGGGTGATTGTCGTGCGGTAGTTAGTAGAGGAGGAGCCGCAGAGGCCCTCACTTCAGATCATCGCCCATCGAGATCAGACGAAAAACAACGAATTGAATCACTGgtaagaaattaaaaaaaaagtttataggTTTAATTTAATTTACACACATTTTATAAAATTTGAGCATTGAATCTTAATTGGAAATTTTTGCAGGGTGGTTATGTCGATTGTAGTCGAGGCGTTTCTAGAGTTCTTGGATCACTGGCGGTTTCAAGAGGAATTGGCGATCGAAGCCTAAAACAATGGATTACAGCCGAACCCGAAACAAAAATGTTCAAAATTATGCCAGAGTTTGAGTTTTTGATCATGGCTTCTGATGGATTATGGGAGAAAGTTAGCAATCAAGAAGCGGTTGATTTAGCTCGACCTTTATGTGCGTCAACGGATAAATTAGATGCAATTTCGGCTTGCAAGAAGCTTGTTGAACTCTCGGTTTCACGAGGGTCGCTTGATGATACGAGTGTGATGATCGTTCAATTGGGTCGTTTCTGTTGACGAGATATTTAAAGATCATCAAGAAACATTTTTAGTAGGGTTTTTGATGATCCTAGTGTTTCTTTGTGATGTTTAGTGTTCCTAGTTTGACAATATTTAATTTACAATAGAACAGCTTACTAGTTACTTCATTgattcattcttttttttttttttttttttttttaactctgATCATGTCTGTTACAACATAACttttaatttgaaaaagaaataaaaagatTATTCCTATGAAAAAAATGGATTGTTATAATACAAGTGTACAATGTACAAGAAGCCAAGAAAGGAGCCGTTGAGGTCATTGATAAATCAGTCAAGATATGCTTGCTAGTTGCTACACTACAATACTACATGAATGTTTTGAGATGTTTTAGTGCGTAGAATGAATAATTATATGACCCATCACCCATGCTACACTAACATTTGGACCCATGCTGTTTACTAACATTTGAGCCCATGGGCCCATGGTGTTTACAAAGTCAATGTTCTATTGTTCTAACTTATAAAAAACTTATAATTAACTTGGTAAAACATTCCTCGTAATTCAACTTAAGCTGATTTGATTTGTATGAACTTTCTAGCATAGTTCGAGTTAAAGGTAGTTCCCGCGTTAACTCGTACGAaaacattttaatttttttatttttcttgtaTATTCGTAATGTCACTATGCCCTTTGAAATTTATGTAAGTTTAGATTAAAGGTGCACAAAAAACTTGAACCCGGATCCGAACCTGGAAAAAAACCCTGAACCCGGGTATTAGAAAAATCGGGTTTTTTAAACCCGAACCCGATGCATATTTTGTTCAATACCCGAACCCGTGTTTTTTCATACCCGATTTGTACCCGGGTGTTCAACGTACCCGGTTTTCATAAAACCCGTACCCGGTTTTTAAAACCCGTACCCAGGTTTTCATAATACCCGTAACCTGATTTTCGTAATACAAGGACCCGTTGTGTacaacagtttttttttttgaacgtttAGAGCTTGTGTGAGGCTTTTTTGGGCAGATTTCAAGGCAtacaatatatataaataatggTTCCCATCATATTTCTATGTttacgccaaaaaaaaaaaatgaatcagAAAACCCAATCTGTACCCGAACAcgaactgtcacaccctcaaattccacatgCGGAATTTTACTGCGAGGCGTGTTACTGACCGGGATttagccactaatcatgttgaatcgaagatttaaaatcataaaaatatcacTAGCAACATGATTAGCGATCAAGTTTTAattgtcaaaacatagtttaagttgcagcGGAAATAAAGTTAAAATCCTAacaagaatttaaaaaaaaaaccacaagTTTAATAAATAATTCAAAACATAAAGTTTATCAAACCACACCATTCCAGCAATTGCAATAGTCCGTCCCAGTTGTACCTAATGACATGTGAATCATGCAATTACGTGTCAACAATAAAGTTGGTGAATTCACAATTTTAGTTAAACAAAAGTAAAGTTCACACCTGTTTTTGGTTTATGTATGACTTAGGTAGCTAACCCTCATCAAATGACTAAGCTGTGTACCGAATGCTGACGTTTTGTTTTGTGCCATCATTAACATCTATCAACATTAATGTAAAAGTGAAGGTTAAAAATTCACGCCCGGCTcccagcacggtgtgaggtttgtcaaatcTAATATCGCTATGCCTCCCCGACAATCAAATCGGTAAAAATGTAGGGACTTTCATGATAGAATGTTTGTTTAGTCCAAGTGTACTACTACACCTCCAGTGGATAGTATATTAAGTGGTTCCAACAAGGAATGCACGTGTAGCCCCAACCAGGGCTACCGTAAAAAGTGTTGTTCCAAACTAGGAACGCATGCTTTTGAAaaaggttgtgaactcaccttagtttgctcagCAGAAATAAGTGTGAAGGTAATCCGGAGTGGTCAACCTCTTCCTGATATGTTTACCGTTTCAGTTAGTTTGATTTATGAAATCCTACACGTAGTCTAACACATAGCCATGGAATCACGTTTGACATTCAATTACTCGTTCGTGTAAGTTAGTACATGTGATCATCTAATTATGCACAATACAATCCAATCGTCTCTAAATTTGTACAACTCTCTGGTTGTAAACAAAAAGAAACTATGTGAATAGATTAAGCATATCAACCTGATAATCTTTGACAACGAACATGATAGATTAGGTTTTCATGATAACCAAGAAGATGAAAACCCTAGATTGTATTGATATGCTTCAGACGTAAAATATGAGAGAGATGACTAAAAATCTGAACCAACTCTTCATTCACTGGATGTTCACTTATATATGCCATGAGCCGCAAACCCTAGACACGTTCCTTTAACGACCTTAAAGTCCAACTCCATGGGCTGCTAATGTTTATTCCAATCAGCCCAACAGCAACAAAGAAGCCCACTAACTCACAATTTATCCCAACAAGCCCAACTCAGTGGCAGGTCTAATCTCAGGGTCAACATACAATACAAAACACAAAGTATTAGAAAATGATAATATTATATAACACATATTTGATATCGAATTGGAAATATTCATATATTTCAACAGAAAAGGAGATATTGAGATAATGATTTGGAGTTGGAGTTAGCAGACAACCAAATCCACAGGATGTGAGACCTTGTGTTAAAGGCAACAACTACAACCACATGAGAGTTGTATAAAATATTGTCATCGGATTCTATCAATCTCAACTCAATCTCTACAACTTATATTATATATCATTTCTTATTGAGAGTGATATTTAAATTTCTTACATTATATAAAGATTCTGaattatatttctttttgttaGGATCATGGATCGGCCTTTTAGTTTGAAGGGTatctttcatttttcttttctcatttttcttCATTTCTTGCACAACGTAACTTGTTGAGGGTGTTTGAAGAATTTTTTAAAAATGACAAATCAAGTTGACTCGCATAAATGGAAAATGAGAAACCTAAGGccccaaaaataaaaaataaaaaaataacattaGTATGCTTCAATCTTGTTATTTTTTaaaggcaaatttggatcactaatGGACCATtgaagtatcatcgtgccacgAGCGGAATCAACCGcttatatccatctccactaggcaataatgcttctacaccaattcaggaggaaacccaataaatatggggaaaaccccttgtgggaatcgaacccaggacctaatgGTCCCTAAGTCTTAACCGACCCTCAAGATGTCACTAGACTATAATGTCATATGCTTCAATCTTGTCATTCTGATCAATGTTTTGGTATACTTGAAATATTATAGTCTGTATAAAGGTTATGGATATTAAATGGACTTCTTTATTTGACTAGACTCGATTGCACCTTTACAGAAACGATACTAGTGATCCTAACCATGGGTTCGATTCACTGGATGTCGAATTGGACTACTCACCCCGTTGGACACTTttgcctagtggcatcttgggatGGATAAGGCTTTGAGGACAATAGGTCATGGGTTTGATTCCCATAAGGGAGgattttcccatatttattgggattcctcttgaattggtgtataggcattatgcctagtggagatggatatgattgtGTGGTttcgctggtggcacgatgatactctagtggtccgCCAGTAATTCaaatttgctgttaaaaaaaaaaacaaagcaaCCAAACTGATCTTGAATACTCCTATTAGTTGCAATTGACCCGTTTCAAAGAGAGGGTATGTTACAAGTCAACAACCATAAGATGAAAGGATTGTTGGTGATGGTTTCCGTTTGGTGGAATTATGATGGAAGATTCTCTATGATCTGACTTTGACATGAGAGTAATTAAATTGTTTTAATGAGAATGTGAACCTAAACTATAATTTTGTCTTTAAGTAAAATTTTACAATATAAACAGTATCCTTGAATTTTGTACTAGTTTTAACTTCGGGAAAATCACCATATTAGACatgttgattttgaaaatttaacaAAATAGACATGGAAATCAAGTCGGTAAACAAGCACTGTCGGCAAGAATTAACATGGAACGGAAACTCTTGTAAAGTACATCTCGTACCACAAGCAAACCAATCGAAGAGCAACACATGTAAAAGTGGGGACTAAGCCTTAGTCGGCGGATAAAATCGAGGGCTAAGCCTTAGCCGGCCTTTACGTGTGAATTAGTTTGATTGGTAGTTTTCGTAGGCTAAAACCTTAGCCTGTGATTTTTACCGACGGTACTTATTTGACGTAGTTTGATTAGTTGGTTATGAATGTCTacttttaaaatattaaaaagtcCATGTAAAATATGTAAAATAAATGAGCCAACCTCTATATTTTCTCGATTTTCCCTTTAAGTTAATGAACTTAAATTCAATTTCAAAAGTGAACATGAATGGTATATTATTTTTCAACTAAATTTGGTATGGGCATAAATTTGGTAGGTGGTAGGTATCTTTTGACTTTTAATACGTTTTACCCTAAACTTTTATAGTTGGAACAATTTTGCTAAAAAAAAAGCTGTATATCACTATATTGTAATTTGTAAAATGGTCAATGGAAATATCATGGCTTTGACTCAAATATTGGTCAAAAGTCAAAACCCAAAAAAAAGGTCAAAAGTTGGATGGCTTAAGGGGTGGTTTATGTAAATTAGGATAAGCCAGGCCCAGCAACGACCTTTGGCAAGTGACAATGATCACCTAAACAAACAGGGTGAATAGTGAAGGAGCACTCACACTCACAGATTCGACAAACCAACAAAACATCCCACGTCTTATGTTTGCTGTTTCTTTTCCTCAAATCTCGTCCccaaatattttctagacaactCCACTTTTCATGTCTTCTTTTAAACATTGAAACGAACAAGATCCATTTAATTAAAATGTTGTTTGTTATTGAAACATATGTAATAATTTATCAACCACTAATTAATATCGGattgttttgttttaaaaatattagtTGTTAACAATGGCTCGACAAAACCCTTAGACATTTGATGCAAACTAAAAATCTTAAACTTTTTTCATTACCGGAAAACTCACATGACCCCACAAATAGTTAGTTTCGAACTTAGCTAAGAGCAGGGGCGAAGTATAGAGGGGGGGGGGGACCTCAGAACTTtttgctcagtagtgttatatatgtagttttcgtatatatgttttcgacccccggttctatagaaatttttgggtatatacgttttcgacccccaaTCATTcaggtcaagcttcgccactggctAAGAGACTCGAACGTTTATCATTACGATAGATTTTGAAGGTTTAAAAATCAATTTGACATTTtcaaaaaccaattatttaaaaAACACGATTCAACTCAATTGTCAacaccttttttatttttttattatgaaATAAAGTTGTAGACACAATAATTCAATAACAGGGCAATCAACTGCTTAATTGGATGATATTTGGTTAATTGGTTCATACATTTGGTGGCAATACCTTGTAGGCTATGATGGGTTAAATCCAAACCTAACTTTGTCCATTGCTTATTCTATAAACAATCAAATACTTTCATGAGCTTAAATAGTTATTCATAATAACGCTACAACATAGTGtcttaaaaatgtaaataaatttGTATTACATATGTCGTTGAGAAAGTTGAGAGGTCTACTTCAAATCAATAGTAACATCACTTGTCAAATATGGTCTCTAAGTTGGTTAAAACATTGCTTTTATACAACATACCAAATTTAAAAATTGTATTGTGCATCGAATTAAGAACTTTTTCCTTTCTTCGAGCTTTGTTTGAAATGACTAGAGGTTGTCTAAGATGACTAATCTTGGGACACCCAATTTACGGTTGAGCAATGCATCGACATTTGGTGCTAAAATATCGGTGTAGGAAAAACACTTGGTCATAAATTAGAAATAGCTTGGCTTTATCACATTTCGACCTAAGGGCATTGCTATAAAGGTGCTAAAATATCGGTGTTAGGGATAACGCTTGGTCATAAACTCGTGACATGGATACCAGCAGATCtacaagatatatatatatatatatatatatatataggggaaggttcatttgagaagaaatttaatgtgagaagaaaaagaagaaatgacataatggtaaaacattaaatagtttgtaactcctcccattaattatgttatctctaattaataaaacaaaaaaacattttatcctacacatttcaaaatgtATCCTACATGTATCTTACACTTAtcgaaatttaccctacgcatatctaaatttatcatacacatttaagaatttatcatacacatatactaaaatttatcctacacatgtcgaaaattgttcttcaccctaaattattttatcttgaaagagtatatttaaaagtgagtttcaagtttaattagttaCTAATTAGTTATAATTAGAAGtttacctatatgcccttattaataacattaaatgtacatgttaaatgaagtaaatggagcatttctattggtttaaaacttattttttttattcttacaaaaattttcttcttatttgaacattccaatatatatatatatatagggggctgctagaatgaaaaccaccccgagttgtaagaaccgcgagaaccacaccatccgggtcgccgtttaccatgattttttttacaactagatgtgtatattataaacacatccgtaaaaaaaaaatttaaacgccccccccccctcgggggtagttttttacaccacaagtttggtgttttttttttttttgttttcttctttttttttcaccaaacttgtggtgtaaaaaactacccccgagggggggcgtttaaattttttttttacggatgtgtttataatatacacatctagttgtaaaaaaaaatcatggtaaacggcgacccggatggtgtggttctcgcggttcttacaactcggggtggttttcattctagcggctccctatatatatatataaacgtcGGTCTTTATTTTATGAAGGACATTTAATTACCTTATCGCAATGCCTATTCTAACTCTTTATTCTTGTTGTAATTTCACGTAATACTTCAATTAGCTTAATTGCTAAGCGGTATGTGTACTTGATATATGTCCCCGAATGGCAAGTTAGCCGAACAAATGTAGGCACTTTTGATAGAGCACAAATCGAGACTAATAACTTAAACGTTCGTGTTCATATTTTTACGGAGACCATATGTTTATACTAAAATAATTAGTCGAGTAACAACAATTAAAAATTTGACAACTTGTAATCCTGTACATACACTCTGAAAACGATATATTCTTTGAATATCATGAAACATATCTGTTCTCGTGACACAACTACACAATTTGTCTTTTTTAATATTCAAAATCCATATGAATTGGGTTTACATAATAATCCAGCTTTCATGTAACAAAAATCGAGTGGAAACATGCTCACATGTAACTCTCTATGCCTTTAGAAAACAATGCAGGATTCAAGAATAAATATTGCATGTGGATATGTTGCCCAAGTTGTGTATGGACAAAGACAAAATGAACAAACTTTGGGATGAATTTATCAAGTGTACACTAAATGaaaaaatatttaatgtttatctatatattgaactaggttataaccccgtgtattacacggattgagtaaacaaatttatatactaaataataaaacactatatctttaaaaacttcctttattgcacgggttaaataaatataattttatatattaaataataaaaagttatatatataagaaccatattgtatgggttgatttaatgtaattttatataccaaataaaaaaattatatctttaaaaccacatgtattacacgggttgaataaatttaatatcgtttaccaaataataaattaatacatctttaaaaaacctcatttattatacGAGGTAAATAaacgtaattttatataccaaataataaaaaaagttagtaaatgtaattttgtatgttgaaaataaaaatatttaatatattaatacaaagtttgattttcgtgataaataatttgttttatttaaaatgttttaaattaacaGTTTACAATttcggataatattttattagaaaaatagaagaatggtattTTAAATTAGGATAAAATTAATATTAGCTCatcattcatttatttatttaattaatataagataagtttggaagtgagacgagaaaatcataaaataaatatctACAATGAACAACATGTgtcacacattaatgttttattatatagtatagtatagataaaaatttagattcatataaatagattattttgttgtagcaaaatttgttaacgaagtctcaataaatttaacccattatttaaaactccgtaaatgtataaatgataaataatattagttagagtaaattacgattttggcccctttggttatatcacttttaccattttagcccaaaaaggaattttttaacatctgagcccctaacgtctttttttctaacccttttggcccttaacactaaccccatccattaaatgttaggggccaaaagggttagaaaaaagacattaggggccaaaaagattagaaaaaaaacGTTGGGggttcagatgttaaaaattctttttgggctaaaagagtaaaagtaatataaccacaggggccaaaatcgtaactTACTCTatcagttaaataaataatattataaatgagaaggagattaaactaaataataattatccataagaaattaaactaaataatatttagtaggaggattatatataattaattagaaaagattaaaaaaaaataatacttATATATAAAACATGgcttaatatgatgacaagtgtcccaaaacagatttcttttattatatagtatagatatagattttagATTATACAAAAACACATCAACCGATGATTTCGGCCCGTGGGAGCTTTGCGTGTGCGGTTGTTCCGAATTCGAATAGGATAATTGCGGTTGTTGGTGGATCAAGGCATACTATGTTTGCAGCTGCTGGAAGTAGGATGAGTTCTGTTGAGATGTATGATATTAGCGAATTGTTAATTAGGTTGACGATGAGCTAAATTAGGGTATTAAAAGGGGAAAGACAAGTGGGGAGGTGAAATTATCGTTCTACCCTCATGTGCAGTGCACATGACAtaacttaactgaaaattataactgggtttgccctaaaggacataacgtacAATATTTTTAAATATCAAGTACAAAaatcatcaattttaaaggtacaTAACAACACCTGAAATTTAGGAcaaatataaaggacaaaacttgtaatttactctaaatttaATGTACCGAACATTGATTCATGAATTGAAATTATATGTATTTAACTTTTCATAACTTGTAAAATGGTCACACTACTTCAGAGTATGATAAAGTGGTGAATGGTATAGCTACTTATGGTTGTCACATACATAACACacaccacaaaaaaaaaaaaaaaaaaaa of Helianthus annuus cultivar XRQ/B chromosome 1, HanXRQr2.0-SUNRISE, whole genome shotgun sequence contains these proteins:
- the LOC110869129 gene encoding probable protein phosphatase 2C 25: MCTVAISNSPVFSPSSRVTSSIFCKSSPDSLTLTHSPSSCSSSPSSPFKFRLQKPPPPVSGLIRTCNDDGITTASSCSSISPTLLKRKRPTRLDIPIGSLTFSGDRSTPVAEDRWKEVVVDEDGYSIYCKRGKREKMEDRFTVNVDFNGEKKQAFFGVFDGHGGSQAADFASENLQKNIQNEVEKRGDTEIVEAVKQGYLTTDSEFLKQEQRGGACCVTAIITSGNLVVSNAGDCRAVVSRGGAAEALTSDHRPSRSDEKQRIESLGGYVDCSRGVSRVLGSLAVSRGIGDRSLKQWITAEPETKMFKIMPEFEFLIMASDGLWEKVSNQEAVDLARPLCASTDKLDAISACKKLVELSVSRGSLDDTSVMIVQLGRFC